The Bombus fervidus isolate BK054 chromosome 3, iyBomFerv1, whole genome shotgun sequence genome includes a window with the following:
- the LOC139985830 gene encoding thymidylate kinase encodes MSTARGALIVFEGCDRAGKSTQVKLLVNALKQRNIPVEQRAFPDRTTVTGEIINNYLNKKLDFSLETAHMLFSANRWECKDEMLKSLYGGTTVVIDRYAGSGAVYTAATTGRCLNWCKAPDSGLPSPDVVVFLDVSNETQRSRSNWGDERYENDEIQSHVASNYKKIMDKTWCIINADDDKSMIHSQILKKILDIIDRVKDLPVGKLYESIESEN; translated from the exons ATGTCAACGGCACGTGGTGCTTTAATAGTATTCGAAGGATGTGACAGGGCGGGAAAATCCACCCAGGTGAAGTTGCTGGTTAATGCGTTGAAACAACGTAACATTCCGGTCGAACAACGAGCGTTTCCTG ATAGAACAACCGTCACtggagaaataataaataattatttgaacaaGAAACTAGATTTTTCATTGGAAACAGCACATATGTTGTTTTCTGCAAATCGATGGGAATGCAAGGATGAAATGTTGAAATCTTTATATGGAGGTACTACTGTTGTCATAGATAG ATACGCTGGTTCAGGTGCTGTTTATACAGCAGCTACAACCGGTAGATGTTTAAATTGGTGCAAAGCACCTGATAGCGGACTACCTTCTCCGGACGTAGTTGTATTCCTCGATGTTTCCAACGAAACTCAACGTTCACGTAGCAATTGGGGAGATGAGCGGTATGAAAATGATGAAATTCAATCACACGTTGCTTctaactataaaaaaataatggaTAAGACATGGTGCATAATTAATGCCGATGACGATAAATCAATGATACATTCccaaatattaaagaaaatattagatattataGATCGAGTTAAAGATTTACCTGTTGGTAAATTATACGAATCTATAGAATCTGagaattga